DNA from Bradyrhizobium japonicum USDA 6:
GGCCGATTGGGTGATGGCCGCCGTGAGCGGCGCCGCCGGACTGAAGCCGGCTTTGGCCGCGGTCGATCGCGGCGCGCATGTCGCGCTCGCCAACAAGGAATGCCTCGTCTGCGCCGGCGATTTCTTCATGCAGCGAGCTGCGAAGGCGGGCGCCTGCATTTTGCCTGCGGATTCCGAGCACAATGCGCTGTTCCAGGCGCTCGCCTCAGGCAATCGCGACGAGCTCGTCCGCGTCATCATCACGGCATCAGGCGGCCCGTTCCGGACCTGGAAGCCGGCCGACATCGAGCAGGCGACGCTCGAGCAGGCTCTCAAGCATCCGAACTGGAGCATGGGCCAGAAGATCACGATTGATTCCGCCTCGATGATGAACAAGGGGCTCGAGGTGATCGAGGCCTCCTATCTGTTCGCGCTCTCGCCCGACGAGATCGATGTCCTCGTACATCCGCAGTCGATCATCCACGGCATGGTCGAGTTCTCCGACCGCTCGGTGATGGCGCAGCTCGGCGCGCCCGACATGCGCACGCCGATCGCCCACTGCCTCGGCTGGCCCGATCGCATCAAGGGACCGGCGGCCAAGCTCGATCTGGCCAAGATCGGCCAGCTGACCTTCGAGGCGCCGGATTTCGAGCGCTTCCCCGGGCTTCGGCTGGCCTTCGATTCGCTCCGGACCGGGAAGGGGGCGACCACCGTCTATAACGCCGCCAACGAGATTGCGGTCGCCGCCTTCATCGCCGGCAAGATCCGATTCGGCGCGATCGCGCGGCTGGTCGAGGCGACGCTGGACGACTGGATCCGCGGCGGGAACCGGGCTCCCCTGACGTCCGCCGACGATGCAATCTCTGTTGACCATGTTGCGCGAAATAGAGCTGCCGCCCTATTGCCTCAAATTGCCTTAAAGGCATCCTAGATGGCACGGGGCCAGGGCCTTGCGGCGCTGGATGAGGGAATTCGATGATCGACTTTTTCGTCCATAGTTTCAATACGTTGAGCCATGGGCTCCTCGGCTACGCGGTTCCCTTCCTGTTCGTCCTGACGATCGTCGTGTTCTTCCATGAGCTCGGTCATTTCCTGGTCGCGCGCTGGGCGGGCGTTCGGGTGCTGACCTTCTCGCTCGGTTTCGGACCGGAGCTGGTCGGTTTCAACGACCGCCATGGCACCCGCTGGAAGATCTCGGCGATCCCGCTCGGCGGCTA
Protein-coding regions in this window:
- the dxr gene encoding 1-deoxy-D-xylulose-5-phosphate reductoisomerase codes for the protein MSAVPLRNNKAAASSVRSVTVLGATGSIGDSTMDLLRASPERYRVEALTANGNVEALAKLAKEFSARYVAIADTSKFAELKAALAGTSTECGAGESAVIEAGARPADWVMAAVSGAAGLKPALAAVDRGAHVALANKECLVCAGDFFMQRAAKAGACILPADSEHNALFQALASGNRDELVRVIITASGGPFRTWKPADIEQATLEQALKHPNWSMGQKITIDSASMMNKGLEVIEASYLFALSPDEIDVLVHPQSIIHGMVEFSDRSVMAQLGAPDMRTPIAHCLGWPDRIKGPAAKLDLAKIGQLTFEAPDFERFPGLRLAFDSLRTGKGATTVYNAANEIAVAAFIAGKIRFGAIARLVEATLDDWIRGGNRAPLTSADDAISVDHVARNRAAALLPQIALKAS